From Carnobacterium divergens:
TAGTTCCTAAGTGTAACAAAGATAAATTCATTTTCTATTTATGATTAACAAAAATCAGAAAAAATTCATTACATCTTTGTAATCAATCTTTCCTGATAGTATTAATTAATCCATTGTGTATTATTGAACTAGTTAAATTTACATTTTTCTCCGTAAATTGCTTGAATCACTTTCCCAATCGTCACTAATTCATCTTCATCCAGACAATCCAACTGTGCTTCTACTTGAAGACGTTTGGAGCTTTTATGACTGTTTTCTTCCCCTAAAATAAATCCATCCAAAGAAATATTTAGCAAAGTCACTAAATCATATACAACATGAAAACTTGGCTGTTGTCCTTTATTTTCAATGTTCGTCAAATAGC
This genomic window contains:
- a CDS encoding helix-turn-helix domain-containing protein, whose amino-acid sequence is MMDRKKHRTFDFKPLGLAIKEARLSKGLTREQVGSMIQIAPRYLTNIENKGQQPSFHVVYDLVTLLNISLDGFILGEENSHKSSKRLQVEAQLDCLDEDELVTIGKVIQAIYGEKCKFN